The following are from one region of the Lentimicrobium sp. L6 genome:
- the hydF gene encoding [FeFe] hydrogenase H-cluster maturation GTPase HydF, whose product MSKGKDQKPHIGIFGRRNNGKSSLINCLADQDIAIVSDVAGTTTDPVKKSMEIDGIGPVVLVDTAGIDDTGDLGKQRIKKSMQTIPNMDLAVLVITNNAWDAFEEDLVNKFQKKDVNFIVVHNKTDQYPISDAFLKETEARVGGNLIPFSCLKADNLERLIEEMRKNIPESAYQSNTLIGDLISAGDTVLLVTPIDDEAPEGRLILPQVQLIRDILDNDAVAVVLKERELDEHISKMSPKPALVVTDSQVFLKVDGSVPNDIPMTSFSIVLARQKGNFEHYLKGTYQLGELKDGDKILLLESCTHHVSCDDIGRVKIPRWLDQFSGKKLEYTVVSGLDQVPGEITDYAIVIQCGGCVITKKQVHNRLMPAIEAGVPVTNYGMAIAFVQGIYHRAILPFTKEDRDNSIYL is encoded by the coding sequence ATGTCAAAAGGAAAAGATCAAAAACCACATATAGGTATTTTCGGAAGAAGAAATAATGGTAAGAGTTCGCTTATTAATTGCTTAGCAGATCAAGATATTGCCATAGTTAGCGATGTAGCCGGAACGACTACAGATCCAGTTAAGAAATCCATGGAAATTGATGGCATTGGCCCAGTGGTTTTGGTAGATACTGCTGGAATTGATGATACTGGAGATTTAGGGAAGCAAAGAATAAAGAAAAGTATGCAGACCATTCCCAATATGGATTTGGCTGTGCTTGTGATTACCAATAATGCTTGGGATGCTTTTGAGGAGGATTTAGTCAATAAATTTCAGAAGAAGGATGTTAATTTTATAGTGGTTCATAATAAAACGGATCAATATCCCATTTCTGATGCATTTTTAAAAGAAACAGAAGCACGAGTAGGTGGAAACCTAATCCCATTTAGCTGCTTAAAGGCCGATAATTTGGAACGATTGATAGAAGAAATGCGGAAGAATATTCCAGAATCCGCTTATCAATCGAATACCTTAATTGGAGATTTAATTTCGGCTGGTGATACTGTATTATTGGTCACACCTATTGATGATGAAGCTCCAGAAGGGCGTTTGATTCTTCCTCAAGTTCAGTTGATTAGAGATATTTTGGATAATGATGCTGTGGCAGTAGTATTAAAAGAGCGAGAGCTAGACGAGCACATCAGTAAAATGAGTCCGAAGCCAGCACTAGTGGTAACAGATAGTCAGGTGTTCTTGAAAGTGGATGGTTCGGTGCCAAATGATATTCCCATGACCAGCTTTAGTATTGTTTTAGCGAGGCAAAAAGGAAACTTTGAGCATTATTTAAAAGGAACTTATCAGCTCGGTGAATTAAAAGATGGAGATAAGATTCTTCTTTTAGAATCTTGCACCCATCACGTATCCTGTGATGATATTGGTCGAGTGAAAATCCCTCGCTGGCTCGATCAGTTTAGTGGCAAGAAATTAGAGTATACCGTGGTTTCTGGTTTAGATCAGGTGCCAGGAGAAATTACAGATTATGCCATTGTCATACAATGTGGAGGTTGTGTCATCACTAAAAAACAAGTTCATAATAGATTAATGCCAGCCATTGAAGCAGGAGTTCCAGTAACTAATTATGGAATGGCCATAGCTTTTGTGCAAGGCATTTATCATAGGGCTATTCTGCCTTTCACCAAAGAGGATAGGGATAATTCTATTTATTTGTAA
- a CDS encoding type II toxin-antitoxin system Phd/YefM family antitoxin has protein sequence MLTATISDFRKDIKKYLDRVTQNFETLIINRGKDSGVVVLSLDEYNALTTTQHEMSSASNEKRLDAAIQKMKVGDSFEKEILEP, from the coding sequence ATGTTAACAGCAACTATATCGGATTTCCGGAAAGACATTAAGAAATATCTTGATCGAGTCACTCAGAATTTTGAAACCCTAATTATTAATAGAGGAAAAGATAGCGGAGTTGTAGTTTTGTCTTTGGATGAGTATAATGCTTTAACAACGACTCAACATGAAATGTCTTCTGCAAGTAATGAGAAAAGATTAGACGCTGCCATTCAGAAAATGAAAGTTGGCGATTCTTTTGAAAAAGAAATTCTTGAACCTTGA